The Pelagibius sp. CAU 1746 genomic sequence ATGCGCTCCAAGTCCGGCACCGTGCGCTACGTCGAGGCGCACCACAACTTCGAGCGCAAGACCTGGTACGACTCCCTCGGCGTCTGACGCGATGACGCCGCGTGGCTGCTTCCTCGGCGTCGAACGATCGCTCACCGGCAAGCGCTGGGAGGAACGTCTCGCCGACAGCCGCCTGGGCCTTGCCCTGTCGCAGCAGCTCGGCTTGCCGGAAGTCGTCGGCCGCATTCTGGCCGCCCGCGGCGTCCAGCCGGAGGATGCCGAACGCTTCCTCAACCCAACCCTGCGGGACTACCTGCCCGATCCCTCGGCCTTCATGGACATGGACCGGGCGGCCGCACGGCTGTCGCAGGCGGTGGAGGCGGGCGAGAAGATCGCCGTCTTCGGCGACTACGATGTCGACGGGGCGACGTCCTCGGCAGTGCTGGCGCGCTTCTTCGCCGCCCTGGGCGTGGATCTGCAGATCTATATCCCCGATCGCATGGCCGAAGGCTACGGGCCCAATGCCCCGGCGCTGATGCGCCTGAAGGCTCAGGGCGTCTCGGTCGTCATCACCGTCGATTGCGGCATCACTGCCTTCGAGCCGCTGGGCGAGGCGGCCAAGGCGGGACTGGAGGTCATCGTCGTCGATCACCACGCCGCCGAGCCGCGCCTGCCGCCGGCCGCGGCCGTGGTCAACCCGAACCGCCTGGACGATACCTCGAACCAAGGCCAGCTCGCCGCCGTCGGCGTCGCCTTCCTGCTGGTGGTGGCGCTGAACCGCACGCTGCGCGAAGCCGGATGGTACGCGCGCAGTAACCGCCCCGAACCCGATCTGCGTCAATGGCTCGACCTGGTGGCGCTGGGCACCGTCTGCGACGTGGTGCCGTTGACCGGCGTCAACCGCGCGCTGGTGGCCCAGGGGCTGAAGGTCATGGCGGCGCGCGGCAACGCCGGTCTCGCGGCCTTGAGCGACGTTTCGCGCATCGACGAGAAGCCGGGCACCTATCATGCCGGGTTTCTGCTCGGCCCGCGGGTGAACGCCGGCGGGCGCGTCGGCGAGTCGCCGCTGGGCGCGCGGCTGCTGACCTGCGATGACGCGGGCGAGGCGGCGGCGCTGGCGGCCCGCCTCGACAGCTACAACGCCGAACGCAAGGAGATCGAGCTGCAGGTTCTCGACCAGGCGATCCGGCAGGTTGAGCACAGCGGCCCCGGCGCGGGGCTGGTGGTCGCGGCTTCGGAAGGTTGGCATGCCGGGGTCATCGGCATCGTCGCCAGCCGCCTGAAGGAGCGCTTCAACAAGCCGGCCCTGGTGGTCGCCCTGGAGAACGGCGTCGGCAAGGGCTCGGCGCGCTCGGTGCCCGGGGTCGATCTGGGCGCCGCGGTGCTCGCCGCCCGGCAGGAGGGGCTGCTGGTCAACGGCGGCGGCCACCCCATGGCCGCGGGCCTGACGGTGGCGGCGGAGCACCTGGCAGAACTGACCGCCTTCCTCGATACGCGCCTGGCCCGCCGCCTGGCGGAGATCGACTATCAGCCGGCCCTCGGCATCGATGGCGCCCTGAAACCCAAGGCGGCGACCCTGGAGCTGCTGGCGCAGCTCGAGCGTTGCGCACCCTTCGGTGTCGGGAACACGCAGCCGCGCTTCGCCCTGCCGGCGGTCAAGGTCGCCAAGGCTTCGGTGGTGGGCGAGAACCACGTGCGCTGCTTCCTGGGAGACGCGCAGGGCGCGGGCGGAGGCAGCCTGAAGGGCATCGCCTTCCGCGCCCTGGACAGCGACCTCGGCCCGGCGCTGCTGCAGACGGCGGGCCTGCCGCTGCATATTGCCGGACGCCTGCAGATCGACCGCTGGGGCGGCCGCGAGAGCGTGCAGTTCATCATCGAGGACGCGGCGCCGGTCTCTACCTGACCCTTCGGCCAGTCTGCATCACAATCGAGTCAATCTTCCTATTCTGTGAGACAGGACGGCGCCGCTGCGGTTAGGCTGGTGTCCATGATCTTGCGCGGAGCCCTTGTCCGGCCCTTGTCCCGCCGCGCCGCGGGAAGAAGGTACTGCGCGCCGCTCCTCGGCCTCCTCGCGGCCGGCTGGGCCGTTCTGCTGCCGGCCGGCGGCCTTGCCCAACTGGAGCCCTACAGTCCGGGTCCGGAGAAGCCGGTGTCTCTGGAACTGGTGCTGGCCGTGGATACCTCCTCCTCGGTCTCGATCGAGGAGTTCGATCTGCAGATGCGCGGTTTTGCCGGGGCTTTTCGCGACCCGACGGTGATCGCCGCCATTGCCGCCGCCGGGGTTAACGGTATCGCCGTTTCCATGATCCAGTGGTCGGACAACCGCCGCCAGCAGGTTGCCGTCGACTGGGCGCACTTGAACGACGAAGCCAGTATCGAGGCCTTCGCCGCCGCAATCGACGGCACCCCGCGCTTTCTCGACGGCGGGGGGACCGCCATTGGCGGAGCCATAGCTTTCGCCATGAACGAATTTGAGCGCAACGGCTACCAGGGCGCACGCCAGGTCGTCGATATCTCGGGCGACGGCCGTGCCAACCAGGGGGCTCAGCCGGAGACCCTGCGCGACGCCGCGGTGCTCCAGGGCGTGACCATCAATGGCCTGGCCATCCTAAACGAGGACACCTCGGTGGACGGCTATTACCGTAACTCGGTGATTGGCGGGCCGGGCGCCTTCGTGATGACCGCCAACGACTACGAATCCTTCGCCCAGGCCATCATCGAGAAGCTGGTGAAGGAGATCGGCGGGGTCCCTGTGGTCCTGGCGCCGGCGGCGCCCGCGGAGGAGGCCTTGACCGCTCAGGCCGGTCCCGCGCGGCGGATTTCCTATGATTGAGCGCTTCGCCAGGCTCCGGGAGGCCCTCTTTTTTTGGTCTCCGGGTCGTCGCGGAGGCTTGCATTCCCAGGGCGGAACGGCTACACCCTCAGCGCTCTCGGGACCCCATCGTCTAGAGGCCTAGGACACCGGCCTTTCACGCCGGCAACACGGGTTCGAATCCCGTTGGGGTCGCCAATTTCCTGCAAATTGTAAGAAGACTACCGTCCGCTCAGGACGCGGTCTTGCGCGTGGGCCGACTCGTCATGCGGTCGAAGGCGGTCTCCCACAGGGCGATGCCGTCGCCGAAGATCTCGGCAAAGTAGGAGAGGGGGTCCGGCTGCCGGCCGGCGATGTGAATCTCCACGTCGCCGTCCTCGAAGCGCACCCTTTCGGCGTATTTGCGGGCCACGTGCTGCATCCGGGCGTTCTCCGGCAGGCAAATCAGATAGATATCCTGGAAGCCGCGGTTGCTGGCGATCAGCAGGGCCTCTTCCAGCAGGCGGGTGCCGACGCCGTGATTCTGATGGTCCGGTTCCACGGTGACCGAGATCTCGGCGGTCTTGCGCCCAGCGCCTTGGTCATTGACCGCGCCGCTGTCGCGCAGTTCGACGACGCCGCGCAGCACCTCGCCCTCGAAAGCGCCGACGATCCAGGTTTCGGACCAGTCGATGGCGTCGACGTAGGCGAGGATCACTTCCGCGGTGACGAAGTGACCGAAGCGCAGGCGGCGGTCTTCTTCATCCAGGCGCAGCAGATGCTCCTTCAGGGCGCTGCTTTCCTGCCGCATCAGCTTGCGGAATACGAGCATGGCTTGGCTCCGGCGCGGTGGCGCTCAGGCGCGAAAGAGACGATCCGCGCGGAGCGGGGTGCGCGCGTGGCGGGGCAGGAGCAGTGCGGCGAGGCGCCGCAAGGCCGCGCCCGAGAAGGCCCGGATGGCTTCTGCCCGCATGCGCTTGCCCTCGGCGATGTGGCGCTCCATCTCCTCGACGGAAATCACGCCTTCGTCGGACTCTATGCGGCCGGTCTTGACGGCGCTCGGCCCCTTGCTGGGGTCCTGGCTTGGGTGCTGCATGTCGAAACGTCCTTCCTGTGGTGTTTCATGCCGAGCACCTCCCTAAACTGTGCACTGAATATTGCAGCGCATGATTAAAATTTAATGAGAATAAAAAGGCTTACAATGAAAATATTGCAACGCAACAAAGCGTTGCGCCGGACGCATGGCTGTTGTTTGAGGGGCCTTCGCCGGCGCGTGGGCACCTGCTCCTTCGCCGCTCCGGCAGGGGGGCGGCTTCACCCTTACGGTTTGTTTTGACGGTTCGGTAAACCTTCGGCGCTAGCGTGCCGGGTCATGTTCGGCCTCTCAATCCGCGCTTTCCGTATCGGCCTTCTGTGGGGGCTTCTGTCGGCTCTGCCGGCGGGCGCGCCGGGGGCTGTGGCGGAGCCGGCGCATCTGCCGGTCGGAAACGAGCGTCTACAGGTCCGCGGCTTGCCGCCGGTACCGGAGGGTGGCCCGCGTCCTGTAAATCCGCTGCCGAACACATTCCTGCTCTTCGAAAGCGAGGAGCCGCTGGCCGCCTTCGACCTCGACCGGGGGCTCAGCCGGTCCTGCCGGGCCGGCCGCTTTCGCCAGCAGCGTCTCCGCCTCTACAGCGTGCGCCTGGGCGGTTATCTCCATGCCGCCGTGATCGGGGGGCGCTGGGGGCTCTACGACCCCGACCGGCTGGCGGTGCCGGACCTGGTCTATGCCATGAGGTGGCAGGACACCGGGCGTTGCGAGGTCTACGTCCTGCGCCACCTCGAGCAGGGCTGAGGGCTCCAAAGGCCGGGCGGGGCGGCTTAACTCATTCCTAATCAAGGATTCTTTATCATCAGGGCCATCAACCGGCCCCTTGAAGGGGCGACAGGGCGGATCGCAGATGACCCTTTTGGACAACAGCTTTCATGGACGCGCGGCCGGGATCATCGGCAGCTGGGAGCAACGCTGGAAACACCCGCGGCTGCTGGCTCTCGCCTTCGTGCTGGCGCTGGGCAGTTCCTTCAACGCCGTCGTCAACGGCGACCTGGGGCCGGACTCCTGGAAGGACGCCGCCCTCCTCGGCGCGGGGACCCAGGTTGCCGGCACGCTAAGCGGGGCGGATTGGGACCGGGCCAAGACCTGCGGGCGCATTCAGCAGATCGTCGAAACCGCCTGCGGCCTGAAGCAGTACGATCACGACCCCGAAGGCATCCGCCAATGTATCGCTTACGAGCGTAAGTACACCCTGTGGAGCGCCTACGGCTGCCGCTAGCCGGGCAGTACTTCGCCGGCCGTTCCGAAAAACAAAGGGCCG encodes the following:
- the recJ gene encoding single-stranded-DNA-specific exonuclease RecJ; translation: MTPRGCFLGVERSLTGKRWEERLADSRLGLALSQQLGLPEVVGRILAARGVQPEDAERFLNPTLRDYLPDPSAFMDMDRAAARLSQAVEAGEKIAVFGDYDVDGATSSAVLARFFAALGVDLQIYIPDRMAEGYGPNAPALMRLKAQGVSVVITVDCGITAFEPLGEAAKAGLEVIVVDHHAAEPRLPPAAAVVNPNRLDDTSNQGQLAAVGVAFLLVVALNRTLREAGWYARSNRPEPDLRQWLDLVALGTVCDVVPLTGVNRALVAQGLKVMAARGNAGLAALSDVSRIDEKPGTYHAGFLLGPRVNAGGRVGESPLGARLLTCDDAGEAAALAARLDSYNAERKEIELQVLDQAIRQVEHSGPGAGLVVAASEGWHAGVIGIVASRLKERFNKPALVVALENGVGKGSARSVPGVDLGAAVLAARQEGLLVNGGGHPMAAGLTVAAEHLAELTAFLDTRLARRLAEIDYQPALGIDGALKPKAATLELLAQLERCAPFGVGNTQPRFALPAVKVAKASVVGENHVRCFLGDAQGAGGGSLKGIAFRALDSDLGPALLQTAGLPLHIAGRLQIDRWGGRESVQFIIEDAAPVST
- a CDS encoding DUF1194 domain-containing protein, with amino-acid sequence MILRGALVRPLSRRAAGRRYCAPLLGLLAAGWAVLLPAGGLAQLEPYSPGPEKPVSLELVLAVDTSSSVSIEEFDLQMRGFAGAFRDPTVIAAIAAAGVNGIAVSMIQWSDNRRQQVAVDWAHLNDEASIEAFAAAIDGTPRFLDGGGTAIGGAIAFAMNEFERNGYQGARQVVDISGDGRANQGAQPETLRDAAVLQGVTINGLAILNEDTSVDGYYRNSVIGGPGAFVMTANDYESFAQAIIEKLVKEIGGVPVVLAPAAPAEEALTAQAGPARRISYD
- a CDS encoding GNAT family N-acetyltransferase, coding for MLVFRKLMRQESSALKEHLLRLDEEDRRLRFGHFVTAEVILAYVDAIDWSETWIVGAFEGEVLRGVVELRDSGAVNDQGAGRKTAEISVTVEPDHQNHGVGTRLLEEALLIASNRGFQDIYLICLPENARMQHVARKYAERVRFEDGDVEIHIAGRQPDPLSYFAEIFGDGIALWETAFDRMTSRPTRKTAS